A region from the Medicago truncatula cultivar Jemalong A17 chromosome 6, MtrunA17r5.0-ANR, whole genome shotgun sequence genome encodes:
- the LOC11413006 gene encoding probable inactive leucine-rich repeat receptor-like protein kinase At3g03770, whose amino-acid sequence MFQFGNSMRYFHFHLLFLSWFLLFISNTHELEQDQSQTLLQLRAYLEFPSSLQIMENYNNDLCYLPSSSNLSIKCEDNSITELKIFGEKFLKPSSFNGFAIPNQTLSMNFSIDSFFITLTKLKTLKVLSLVSLGIWGKLPNKIQSLTFLQVFDMSSNFLFGTIPPKISTMVKLQSLTLDENYFNTTMPNWFDSLFNLSILSLKKNHLKGSFPTSLCKIKTLKVISLSQNELSGGLPSLTTLNGLHVLDLRENRFEFELPVLPKFVVTVLLSNNSFSGEIPKKFGELNHLQHLDLSSNHLKGTPPSTLFSLSNLSYLNLANNVLSGEFSDKLHCGGKLGYVDISSNKLSGLLPSCLVNSSNGRVVRYGRNCLSVDSQNQQRGSYCKESGLGWMKLKEWKVVAIVAIIVGFLLAVLVFGVFLCKKCRLMKKTRKDVLPKIVQDKSKTGVSSEVLANARFISQAVKLGTQTTPTCRQFSIQDLKEVTKNFNLSTCIGDGSIGKLYKGKLENGTYVVIRSLVLSKKCSIQSLKAKLDYLSKLQHPNLVSLLGYCIDGGERDDSSIPKLHLMYEYVPNGDYHTHLSEYSAVKALKWPDRLAILIGVAKAVHFLHTGVIPGCFSNQLKTKSVLLDEHCIPKLSDYGISIIREDIEKFETKSEKKSKSCPKTKMDNDVYNFGFILLESLVGPITRDKGETFFINEKASFGSQDGRRKIVDPIVLTTCSQESLSIAISITTKCISQDSSSRPSFEDVLWNLQYAAQVQATSDADQKSD is encoded by the exons ATGTTCCAATTTGGCAATTCAATGAGGTACTTTCACTTTCatcttttgtttctttcatGGTTTTTGTTATTCATTTCAAATACTCATGAGTTAGAACAAGATCAAAGTCAAACCTTGTTACAATTAAGAGCTTATTTAGAATTCCCTTCTTCATTACAAATTATGGAAAACTACAATAATGACCTATGTTACCTTCCTTCATCTTCAAATTTGAGCATTAAATGTGAAGATAATTCAATAACTGAGCTCAaaatttttggtgaaaaattttTGAAACCATCAAGTTTCAATGGATTTGCAATTCCAAATCAAACACTATCCATGAATTTCTCAATTGATTCATTTTTCATCACATTGACAAAGTTGAAAACCCTAAAGGTTCTTAGTTTGGTTTCATTAGGAATTTGGGGGAAACTTCCTAATAAGATTCAATCTCTCACTTTTCTTCAAGTTTTTGATATGAGTTCAAATTTCCTATTTGGTACCATTCCACCAAAAATCTCAACTATGGTAAAACTTCAATCACTAACACTtgatgaaaattattttaacaccACTATGCCTAATTGGTTTGATTCTTTGTTTAACTTAAGTATCTTGAGTTTGAAGAAAAATCACTTAAAGGGTTCATTTCCAACTTCACTCTGCAAAATCAAGACACTTAAAGTTATTTCCTTGTCACAAAATGAACTCTCTGGTGGATTACCTAGTCTCACTACTCTCAAtggtttacatgttttggaTTTGAGAGAAAATCGTTTCGAATTTGAACTACCGGTTCTGCCGAAATTCGTGGTCACGGTTTTGTTAAGCAATAACTCGTTTTCGGGAGAGATACCGAAGAAGTTTGGTGAAttgaatcatcttcaacatttaGACCTTTCGTCGAATCATCTGAAGGGCACACCGCCTTCAACATTGTTCTCTTTGTCAAATTTAAGTTATTTGAATCTTGCAAACAATGTGCTAAGTGGAGAATTTTCTGATAAACTTCATTGTGGTGGAAAACTCGGTTATGTGGATATTTCTAGCAACAAGTTAAGTGGTTTACTTCCTTCTTGTTTGGTGAATAGTTCTAATGGTAGAGTTGTTAGATATGGTAGAAATTGTTTATCTGTTGATTCTCAGAATCAGCAGAGAGGGTCTTATTGTAAGGAATCGGGTTTAGGATGGATGAAATTGAAGGAATGGAAAGTGGTTGCAATCGTTGCTATCATTGTTGGATTTCTTCTTGCGGTTTTGGTGTTTGgagtttttttatgtaaaaaatgtCGTTTGATGAAGAAAACTAGAAAGGATGTGTTGCCGAAAATTGTTCAAGATAAATCCAAAACTGGTGTTTCATCAGAAGTTCTTGCAAATGCTA GATTTATTTCTCAAGCAGTGAAGCTAGGGACACAAACTACTCCGACCTGTAGACAATTTTCTATTCAAGATTTGAAAGAAGTCACCAAAAACTTTAATTTGTCAACATGTATCGGTGATGGCTCCATAGGAAAG CTGTATAAAGGTAAACTAGAGAATGGAACTTATGTGGTGATAAGATCATTGGTTCTGTCAAAAAAATGCTCGATTCAAAGTCTTAAAGCTAAGTTGGATTACCTCTCAAAGCTTCAACATCCAAATTTGGTTAGCCTTTTGGGTTATTGTATTGATGGTGGCGAACGAGATGATTCAAGCATCCCAAAACTTCATCTTATGTATGAATATGTGCCAAATGGAGATTATCATACTCATCTATCAG aATATTCTGCAGTGAAAGCACTTAAGTGGCCGGATAGACTGGCAATTTTGATTGGAGTTGCAAAGGCAGTGCATTTCTTACATACTGGTGTTATACCAGGATGTTTTAGCAACCAACTAAAGACAAAGAGTGTGTTACTTGATGAACACTGCATTCCAAAACTAAGTGACTATGGTATTTCCATCATCAGAGAGGATATCGAAAAGTTCGAG ACAAAGAGTGAGAAGAAATCAAAATCATG TCCAAAGACAAAGATGGATAATGATGTTTACAATTTTGGATTCATATTGTTGGAATCACTTGTTGGACCCATTACACGTGACAAAGGTgaaacatttttcattaatgAAAAG GCATCATTTGGAAGTCAAGATGGAAGAAGAAAGATTGTGGATCCAATAGTGTTGACAACTTGCTCTCAAGAATCATTATCAATTGCAATATCTATAACAACCAAATGTATATCTCAAGACTCTTCATCTCGTCCTTCTTTTGAAGATGTTCTATGGAACTTACAATATGCAGCTCAAGTTCAAGCCACATCAGATGCAGATCAAAAATCAGATTAA